The sequence below is a genomic window from Arthrobacter sp. U41.
ATGCCGAACAACGCACCCAGAACTGGTTGAGATCGAACCTGGGCGCAGCACGCGCTGCTTGATCGTCCAACAGACCGGCAAGCCCGTCTCAGCCCTGACCCCGAGTGAGCCAACATGACCACAGCAGCCCTCCACACGCCACCGACCACCGCCCTGCTGGAGGTGCGGGACCTCAAAAAGCACTTTCCGGTCAGAGTCAGGGGCAAAGAACAGACCCTGTATGCCGTCGACGGCGTCTCCTTCACCATCAATCGAGGAGAGACGCTCGGCGTGATCGGGGAGTCCGGCTGCGGCAAGTCCACGGTAGCCCGGCTCGTCGTCGGTCTGATGAAGCCGTCGGGCGGAGCCGTGGAGATCGACGGTGGGGACATCTGGGCCCGGGGCGCCGAGGGCCGGGAGCGGCGGCTCGGCTTGCAGATGGTATTTCAGGACCCTGCAAGTTCGATGGACCCAAGACGCACAGTGGGGCAGGCGATCGCCGAACCCCTGCGTGCGCGACAGGCCAGGACGACCAACGAGCGAATCGCCGAAGTGCTGTCACTGGTCGGCCTGAAGCCTGAGATGGCCGGACGCATGCCGCACCAACTCTCGGGCGGACAGCAGCAGCGGGCCGCCATCGCCCGATCGCTCATCGCCGACCCCTCTCTTGTCGTGCACGACGAATCCATTGCCTCACTCGACATTTCGATCCAGGCCCAGATCCTCAACCTCATCGTCGACCTGCAGGACCGGCTGGGGGTCTCGTACCTCTTCATCAGCCACGACCTGGCGGCCGTACAGGCCATCAGTCACCGAATCGTCGTGATGTACCTCGGAGAGATCGTCGAGGCGGCTACGGCCGAGCAGTTCGTGGCGCGTCCCCTGCACCCATACTCCGTCGCACTGAGGGCTTCGGCCCTCACCCCGGACCCCCGGATTGAGCGTCATCGAGAATCCGTGGTGCTCGAGGGTGACGTCCCCAGCCCACTGAATCCCCCGAGCGGATGCCGCTTCCGCACGCGTTGCCCTCTCGCTCAAAAGATCTGCGAAGAGATCAAGCCTGCGCTCGCCCCCGCCGGCGACGGCCGCATGGTGGCCTGCCACTTCCCGGGCGAAGCGAAACTGACGATGCAGGAGCTGCCCCGATGACCGCCGGCAGGATTACCACGCGCCTTCTCAGCTTGGCAACCGTCTTGTTTGTGGTCTCCGTGCTGATCTTTATGCTCGGCACCCTCATCCCTGGCGACCTGGCCAGTGTGCTCGTGGGGCAGGAGGGGGCCACGCAGGAGCAGTTCGAAGAAGTGCGCCAACGGCTCGGACTGGACCAGCCGCTTATCATGCAGTATTTTCACTGGCTCACGTCGGCGATGCAGGGAGACCTTGGCACATCGCCCATCACCGGTCGAAACGTCTCAGCCGACCTCGCCCAGCAGATCCCGGTCTCTGCTGACCTCGCGATCCTCACGCTCGTATTCTCGACCCTCGTCGGTGTTCCCATCGGTATCATCGCCGCCGTCCACGCCAACAAGCGGGCGGACGTCGTCGCCCGCGGAGTTCTGCTGACAATCTTTTCGATTCCAGTCTTCGTGATCGGCATAGTTCTTCTTCTTGTGGTATCCGCGGTCGCGCCGGAGCTGTCTCAGGTGAGCTACATTCCCTTCACGGAGGATCCGGCAGGCAATCTTCGCTCCATGGCGCTTCCCGTGCTCGCGAACACCCTTCCGTTCGCCGCCATGACGATGCAGCTCACCCGGAGCGCCATGCTCGAGGTTCTCAGGAACCCGTTCATTGTCACCGCCAGAGCTGTCGGCGTGCGCAGCACCAGAATCCACTATCTCCACGCGCTACGGAACGCACTCCCGCCCCTCGTCACTTTCTTGGGCTTCCAGCTCGGTGTGATGCTCGGTGGGCTGATCGTCGTCGAGCAGCTGTTCGGGCTGCCCGGCCTCGGCCGGGGCTTACTCGAAGCGATCAACAACCGAGACTACCCCGCCGTCACCGCGACGACCATGGTGTTCGCCATTGCGTTCGTGCTGATCAATGCAATTATCGACATCCTTT
It includes:
- a CDS encoding ABC transporter ATP-binding protein, whose translation is MTTAALHTPPTTALLEVRDLKKHFPVRVRGKEQTLYAVDGVSFTINRGETLGVIGESGCGKSTVARLVVGLMKPSGGAVEIDGGDIWARGAEGRERRLGLQMVFQDPASSMDPRRTVGQAIAEPLRARQARTTNERIAEVLSLVGLKPEMAGRMPHQLSGGQQQRAAIARSLIADPSLVVHDESIASLDISIQAQILNLIVDLQDRLGVSYLFISHDLAAVQAISHRIVVMYLGEIVEAATAEQFVARPLHPYSVALRASALTPDPRIERHRESVVLEGDVPSPLNPPSGCRFRTRCPLAQKICEEIKPALAPAGDGRMVACHFPGEAKLTMQELPR
- a CDS encoding ABC transporter permease, yielding MTAGRITTRLLSLATVLFVVSVLIFMLGTLIPGDLASVLVGQEGATQEQFEEVRQRLGLDQPLIMQYFHWLTSAMQGDLGTSPITGRNVSADLAQQIPVSADLAILTLVFSTLVGVPIGIIAAVHANKRADVVARGVLLTIFSIPVFVIGIVLLLVVSAVAPELSQVSYIPFTEDPAGNLRSMALPVLANTLPFAAMTMQLTRSAMLEVLRNPFIVTARAVGVRSTRIHYLHALRNALPPLVTFLGFQLGVMLGGLIVVEQLFGLPGLGRGLLEAINNRDYPAVTATTMVFAIAFVLINAIIDILYPILDPRQRR